One window of Mediterraneibacter butyricigenes genomic DNA carries:
- a CDS encoding TetR/AcrR family transcriptional regulator, whose protein sequence is MKNLFSKAHNKRTRFTRMCIGEAVFDLMNKKEYEKIKISDIVKRAGVSRMTFYHYYETKEDALTDFFHEIVAGYVRDRVKHPDENGEFQSDESIVHALKYFDQYRGFIQKLVDAGLYQIVLNAMNDYMLKRVKPRYHISEYELYFYGGALLNVFMKWQENGKKESPEEIAAMIRGNLTQETHPKQRNIDKTDK, encoded by the coding sequence ATGAAGAACTTATTTTCCAAAGCACACAACAAACGGACTCGCTTTACAAGAATGTGTATTGGGGAGGCCGTTTTTGATTTAATGAATAAAAAAGAATATGAGAAGATTAAAATATCAGACATTGTAAAACGTGCCGGGGTTTCCCGCATGACATTTTATCATTATTATGAAACGAAAGAAGATGCGCTGACGGATTTCTTTCATGAAATTGTGGCAGGATATGTGCGGGATCGTGTGAAACATCCGGATGAGAACGGGGAGTTTCAGTCGGATGAAAGTATTGTGCACGCGTTAAAATATTTTGACCAGTATCGTGGATTCATACAAAAACTGGTGGATGCGGGACTTTATCAGATCGTGTTAAATGCAATGAATGATTATATGTTGAAGCGGGTAAAACCCAGATATCATATTTCAGAATATGAACTGTACTTTTATGGCGGAGCACTGTTAAATGTTTTTATGAAATGGCAGGAGAATGGAAAAAAGGAGTCTCCGGAAGAGATTGCGGCGATGATCCGGGGAAACTTAACGCAGGAGACACATCCTAAACAGCGAAACATCGATAAAACAGATAAATGA
- a CDS encoding histidine phosphatase family protein, whose product MSEKTKVIIMRHGETDYTAENKVLGNKNVPLNENGEKEAAKVAEKLAEEDVDLIYVSPLERARKTGEIVAAKQEKNCTSMEMDCLREQDFGVFEGKSRDDAGYQAAKREFFKRYEGGESFADVVARVYPFLDMVLEKHEGKTILIVAHKGVCRVIANYFEDMENEEFATFDMEPCEYKIFEA is encoded by the coding sequence ATGAGCGAGAAAACAAAAGTAATCATCATGCGCCACGGGGAAACAGATTATACAGCAGAAAATAAAGTACTTGGAAATAAAAATGTTCCTTTGAATGAAAATGGTGAAAAAGAGGCAGCAAAGGTTGCAGAAAAGCTGGCAGAAGAGGATGTGGATCTGATTTATGTGTCTCCGCTTGAAAGAGCAAGAAAAACAGGAGAGATCGTAGCAGCAAAACAGGAAAAGAACTGCACCAGCATGGAAATGGATTGTCTGAGAGAGCAGGATTTCGGAGTGTTTGAAGGCAAATCCAGAGACGACGCAGGCTATCAGGCAGCAAAGAGAGAGTTTTTCAAGAGATATGAAGGCGGAGAATCTTTTGCAGATGTGGTAGCGAGAGTTTATCCGTTCCTGGATATGGTTCTGGAGAAACATGAAGGTAAAACAATTCTGATCGTTGCCCACAAGGGTGTTTGCAGAGTGATCGCAAACTATTTTGAGGACATGGAAAACGAAGAATTTGCAACTTTCGATATGGAACCATGTGAGTACAAGATATTTGAGGCCTAG
- a CDS encoding MATE family efflux transporter, whose translation MSKIKLSDHFTFRRLLRFTIPSIIMMVCTSVYSIVDGLFVSNFVGKEQFAALNLIMPVIMALSTIGFMFGTGGSAIVGITLGVGKKEQANEFFSLLVYVMMALGFSAAVLGFIFMRPLAIALGAKGQMISDCVLYGRISMISLPFFMLQIMFQSFYITAERPEMSLKISIATGLTNMILDYVFIAVFHWGLAGAAFATVTGELIGGTIPIFYFFLNKTSILHLGKTRFSGNVLAKTCLNGSSEMMTNISTSIVNMLYNYQVMRFAGEDGVAAYGVIMYANFIFAAMYLGYTIGCAPLISYNHGADNRKELHNLFKKSLMLISVTGILMLSIAQGLAGQVVGLFVGYDKELLALTITGFRIYSISYLLNGFNIWGSGFFTALGNGIISAQIAFFRTLLFQCSMVLLLPVFFEINGVWAAIIVAELLALVVTGQFLIRKRKVYGYA comes from the coding sequence ATGAGTAAAATAAAATTATCAGACCACTTTACATTTCGAAGATTATTAAGATTTACAATCCCTTCCATTATTATGATGGTATGTACGTCCGTTTACAGTATTGTAGACGGTTTATTTGTGTCAAATTTTGTGGGAAAGGAGCAGTTTGCAGCCCTAAATCTGATCATGCCGGTGATTATGGCGCTGAGCACCATCGGATTTATGTTTGGAACAGGCGGAAGTGCTATCGTAGGAATCACATTAGGAGTGGGAAAAAAAGAACAGGCAAATGAGTTTTTTTCTCTGCTGGTATATGTCATGATGGCACTTGGATTCAGTGCGGCAGTGTTGGGATTTATTTTTATGCGTCCCCTGGCCATTGCCCTGGGAGCAAAAGGGCAAATGATTTCAGACTGCGTATTATATGGAAGAATTTCCATGATCTCGCTGCCGTTCTTTATGTTGCAGATTATGTTCCAGAGTTTTTATATTACGGCGGAACGCCCGGAAATGAGTCTGAAAATTTCCATCGCCACCGGGCTGACCAATATGATTCTGGATTATGTGTTTATCGCGGTGTTCCATTGGGGGCTGGCGGGAGCTGCATTTGCAACCGTGACGGGAGAACTGATTGGTGGCACGATTCCGATCTTTTATTTCTTTCTTAATAAGACAAGTATTCTTCACCTCGGAAAGACCAGATTTTCGGGCAATGTTCTGGCGAAAACTTGTCTGAATGGATCTTCGGAAATGATGACCAATATTTCGACTTCTATTGTAAATATGCTCTATAATTATCAGGTGATGCGCTTCGCTGGGGAAGATGGTGTGGCAGCGTATGGCGTGATTATGTATGCTAACTTTATCTTTGCAGCCATGTATCTGGGGTATACCATAGGATGTGCGCCTCTGATCAGTTATAATCATGGAGCAGATAATCGAAAAGAACTGCACAATCTTTTTAAAAAGAGTTTGATGCTGATTTCTGTTACTGGAATTCTGATGCTGTCCATTGCACAGGGACTTGCCGGTCAGGTGGTAGGTCTGTTTGTAGGATATGATAAAGAATTGCTGGCGTTGACGATTACCGGATTTCGTATTTATTCTATTTCCTATCTGTTAAATGGATTTAATATCTGGGGGTCCGGATTTTTTACAGCGCTTGGAAATGGAATTATTTCCGCACAGATTGCTTTTTTCCGGACCCTGTTGTTCCAGTGCAGTATGGTATTATTGCTTCCGGTCTTTTTTGAAATTAATGGAGTCTGGGCAGCGATTATTGTTGCCGAGTTACTGGCATTGGTTGTGACCGGACAGTTCCTGATCCGCAAACGGAAAGTTTACGGATACGCCTGA
- a CDS encoding ABC transporter substrate-binding protein, giving the protein MKKRISAILLLLALSVTSLFGCNSTKETVTKQTEKEDTSEELTPLTLNEVAHSVFYAPMYVAIEKGYFEEEGIDLTLVTGFGADKTLTAVISGSADIGFMGSEASIYMYNEGAEDYVVNFAQLTQRAGNFLVAREEMPEFTWDDLKGKTVLGGRAGGMPEMVFEYILKQNGIDPKKDLTINQNIDFGSTAAAFAEDSSASDFTVEFEPGATTLETEGKGYVVASLGEDSGYVPYTAFSAKKSFIEKNPELIQHFTNALQKGIDDVQKLTPEEIAKIIAPQFPENEESTIKTIVARYAAQDTWKSDLIFQQDSFELLQDILETAGELSERAPYGDLVTTEFAEAAVR; this is encoded by the coding sequence ATGAAAAAGCGTATTTCCGCAATTCTTTTACTGCTGGCACTGTCCGTCACCTCGCTTTTCGGATGTAATTCCACGAAAGAAACCGTAACAAAACAAACGGAAAAAGAAGATACCTCTGAGGAATTGACTCCGCTTACCCTGAATGAAGTGGCGCACTCTGTTTTCTATGCACCTATGTATGTTGCCATTGAAAAAGGATATTTTGAAGAAGAAGGAATCGACCTGACACTCGTCACCGGTTTTGGTGCCGATAAGACCTTAACTGCCGTAATCTCCGGAAGTGCTGATATTGGATTCATGGGATCAGAAGCCTCCATCTATATGTACAATGAAGGTGCGGAAGATTATGTCGTTAATTTCGCCCAGCTCACCCAACGCGCCGGAAATTTCCTGGTGGCACGGGAAGAAATGCCCGAATTCACTTGGGACGATTTGAAAGGAAAGACTGTTCTCGGCGGTCGAGCCGGTGGCATGCCTGAAATGGTATTTGAGTATATCCTAAAACAAAATGGAATCGATCCGAAAAAAGATCTGACTATCAATCAGAATATTGACTTTGGTTCCACGGCTGCAGCCTTTGCAGAAGACTCTTCTGCTTCTGATTTTACCGTCGAGTTTGAGCCGGGCGCTACCACTCTCGAAACGGAAGGAAAAGGCTATGTGGTTGCCTCACTCGGAGAAGACAGTGGATATGTTCCTTACACTGCTTTTTCTGCAAAAAAGAGCTTTATCGAAAAAAATCCGGAGCTGATCCAGCACTTCACCAATGCCCTTCAAAAGGGAATAGATGATGTGCAGAAACTAACTCCGGAAGAGATTGCAAAGATCATCGCTCCTCAGTTTCCTGAAAATGAGGAAAGTACCATCAAAACTATCGTGGCTCGCTATGCGGCGCAGGACACCTGGAAATCTGATCTGATCTTTCAGCAGGACAGTTTTGAACTGCTCCAGGACATTCTGGAAACAGCCGGCGAACTCTCAGAGCGCGCACCATATGGTGATCTCGTCACCACAGAATTTGCTGAAGCTGCTGTCCGCTGA
- a CDS encoding sodium-dependent transporter — MNKHKKRSTFSGKLGFVLSAAGASVGLGNIWRFPYLAAKYGGGIFLLIYIILALTFGYTMIIAETSLGRMTRKSPVGAFQSFGKSKLLSTGGWINAIIPILIVPYYSVIGGWVIKYLAEYAIGQGQLLATDEYFGNFISNGLATEICFLIFTFFTLGIIYAGVRNGIERVSKFMMPILVVLSVIIMIYSVTRPGAMEGVRYFLVPNLENFSWMTVVSAMGQMFYSLSIAMGILVTFGSYMKKDTSIEDSTQNVEIFDTAIAIMAGLMIIPAVFAFSGGDPDSLKAGPALMFITIPKVFANMGFGTAVGILFFLLVLFAAVTSSIALTESAVSTFEDELHWDRKKSTVIMGLIMIILGTLSCLGYGPLAGVTIIGMQFLDFFDFLTNSVMMPIAAMATCLLVSRVIGVKKLEEEVTQNGQSFRRKHIFRFMIRYLCPIFAIIILLSSVANAFGWISM; from the coding sequence ATGAACAAACACAAGAAAAGAAGTACATTTTCCGGAAAGCTCGGCTTCGTACTGTCAGCTGCCGGTGCTTCTGTCGGATTGGGGAATATCTGGCGGTTTCCGTACCTTGCTGCCAAATACGGCGGCGGAATCTTTTTACTGATTTACATCATTCTGGCACTGACCTTTGGTTATACCATGATTATAGCCGAGACTTCTCTTGGACGTATGACAAGAAAAAGTCCGGTCGGGGCATTCCAAAGCTTCGGGAAATCCAAACTGTTATCTACCGGGGGCTGGATCAATGCGATCATCCCGATTCTCATCGTTCCCTATTATTCTGTAATCGGAGGATGGGTCATCAAATATCTGGCTGAATACGCCATTGGACAGGGACAACTCCTTGCCACGGATGAATACTTTGGAAATTTCATTTCAAACGGACTTGCCACAGAGATCTGCTTTTTGATCTTCACATTCTTTACCCTTGGAATTATTTATGCCGGTGTCCGCAACGGAATTGAGCGTGTATCCAAATTTATGATGCCGATTCTTGTGGTTTTATCCGTAATCATTATGATTTATTCTGTGACCAGACCCGGAGCAATGGAGGGTGTCAGATATTTTCTCGTCCCAAATCTGGAGAACTTCTCCTGGATGACGGTGGTATCTGCCATGGGACAAATGTTCTACTCTCTTTCCATCGCAATGGGGATCCTCGTCACTTTTGGATCTTATATGAAAAAAGATACTTCGATTGAAGATTCTACCCAGAATGTAGAAATCTTCGATACTGCCATCGCAATCATGGCAGGACTGATGATCATTCCTGCTGTCTTTGCTTTCTCAGGCGGGGATCCGGATTCCCTGAAAGCCGGTCCTGCCCTGATGTTTATCACGATCCCAAAAGTATTTGCCAATATGGGATTTGGAACCGCTGTCGGAATTCTGTTTTTCCTTCTGGTACTGTTCGCAGCAGTAACCAGTTCCATTGCATTAACTGAAAGTGCTGTTTCTACTTTCGAAGATGAGCTGCACTGGGACCGAAAAAAATCTACCGTCATCATGGGGCTGATCATGATTATTCTCGGAACCCTTTCCTGTCTTGGATATGGTCCACTTGCCGGTGTCACCATCATCGGAATGCAATTCCTGGATTTCTTTGATTTCCTGACAAACTCCGTCATGATGCCAATTGCAGCCATGGCAACCTGTCTGCTAGTATCTAGAGTCATCGGAGTCAAGAAACTGGAAGAAGAAGTAACTCAGAACGGACAGTCTTTCCGCAGAAAACATATCTTCCGTTTTATGATCCGCTACCTTTGCCCGATCTTTGCAATTATCATCCTGCTTAGTTCCGTGGCAAATGCTTTCGGATGGATTTCCATGTAA
- a CDS encoding HD domain-containing protein, which yields MNERFPREKVYLAMISLFAGDPRRIQHFTKVHSYAALIGKMEQLPETEQEILELAALVHDIGIKPGEEKFGRSDGKIQEQEGPAVARELLTKEGISEDITERICYLVGHHHTYDGIDGADYQILVEADFLVNLYEETASEHAIRQAKERIFKTKSGIRLLEEIFKIA from the coding sequence ATGAACGAAAGATTCCCAAGAGAAAAAGTCTATCTGGCGATGATCAGCCTTTTCGCAGGGGATCCCAGACGGATCCAGCACTTTACGAAGGTGCATTCTTATGCTGCATTGATTGGAAAGATGGAGCAGTTACCGGAAACAGAACAGGAGATTCTGGAGCTGGCAGCTTTGGTTCATGATATCGGGATCAAACCGGGAGAGGAAAAATTCGGCAGAAGTGATGGGAAGATTCAAGAGCAGGAAGGCCCGGCAGTTGCAAGAGAATTGCTCACAAAAGAAGGAATTTCGGAAGATATAACAGAAAGAATCTGCTATCTGGTGGGACATCACCATACATATGATGGAATAGATGGGGCGGATTATCAGATTTTGGTGGAAGCGGATTTTCTGGTCAACCTGTATGAGGAAACTGCGTCAGAACATGCGATCAGACAGGCGAAAGAACGGATTTTTAAGACGAAAAGCGGAATCCGGTTGCTAGAAGAAATATTTAAGATCGCCTGA
- a CDS encoding phosphatase → MKLIADTHSHTLASGHAYSTIREMVRAAFEKGMEAFAITEHGPKMPDSCGRYYFNNLRVVPRKLEGVDLFLGVEANLMDPEGTLDLREDILKQMDIVIASIHVPCYGLEHTEKENTNAYLKAMENPYVHVIGHPDDGRFPVDYEAMVKKAKETHTLIEVNNSSLSPIGFRKDTHKNMKEILTLCKQYEVCITTSSDAHIDVDAANFCYVEEILRACDFPEELVATTNLELLKSFLNCGEKDYR, encoded by the coding sequence ATGAAATTGATTGCAGATACACATTCACATACACTAGCAAGCGGACATGCATACAGTACAATCCGTGAGATGGTGCGTGCGGCTTTTGAAAAAGGAATGGAAGCGTTCGCAATTACGGAACACGGGCCAAAAATGCCGGATTCCTGCGGAAGATATTATTTTAATAATCTGAGGGTTGTTCCGAGAAAACTGGAGGGAGTGGATCTTTTCCTTGGAGTGGAGGCAAATCTGATGGATCCGGAGGGAACCCTGGATTTACGGGAAGATATTTTAAAGCAGATGGATATCGTGATTGCCAGCATTCATGTGCCGTGTTATGGGCTGGAACATACGGAAAAGGAGAATACAAACGCTTATCTGAAAGCAATGGAAAATCCATATGTCCATGTGATTGGACATCCGGACGATGGGCGTTTTCCGGTGGATTACGAGGCGATGGTAAAAAAGGCGAAAGAAACGCACACACTGATCGAGGTAAATAATTCCTCTCTGAGTCCCATCGGATTTCGGAAGGATACACATAAAAATATGAAAGAGATCCTGACTCTGTGCAAGCAATACGAAGTCTGTATCACCACATCCAGTGATGCACATATTGATGTGGACGCCGCGAATTTCTGTTATGTGGAGGAAATACTGAGAGCATGTGATTTCCCGGAAGAATTGGTGGCTACGACAAATCTTGAACTGTTAAAATCTTTCCTGAATTGCGGAGAAAAGGATTATCGTTAA
- a CDS encoding YerC/YecD family TrpR-related protein → MSKKIRTESVDYLFQGILSLESKEECYTFFEDICTINELLSLSQRFEVAKMLREHRTYLEIAEKTGASTATISRVNRSLNYGNDGYDMVFDRIGDMKEKEE, encoded by the coding sequence ATGAGTAAGAAGATCAGAACAGAATCCGTAGACTATCTGTTTCAGGGCATATTAAGCTTAGAGTCGAAGGAAGAATGCTATACATTTTTTGAAGATATCTGTACGATTAACGAATTGTTGTCACTGTCTCAGAGATTTGAAGTGGCAAAGATGTTGAGAGAACACAGAACTTACCTGGAGATTGCAGAGAAGACCGGAGCATCTACGGCTACGATCAGTCGAGTGAACCGTTCTCTGAATTATGGAAATGACGGTTACGATATGGTTTTTGACCGGATCGGGGATATGAAGGAAAAAGAAGAGTAA
- a CDS encoding DUF1836 domain-containing protein, whose amino-acid sequence MKIDSKDLLNSILESLDHLNYIPLDEIPNIDLYMDQVTTFMEKGLSPTKRYEEDKILTKTMINNYAKNNLLPPPLKKKYSREHMIVLIFIYYFKNILSIRDIEQLLQPLTEKHFHTDAPLQIDQIYQEVCELEKMQIPDLKEELQKIYQKSEESFSDAPDEYREDLKTFSFICSLSFDIYLKKMIVERLLDDLSDSTSK is encoded by the coding sequence ATGAAGATAGACAGTAAAGATTTACTTAACAGTATCTTGGAATCTCTGGATCATTTAAACTATATTCCGCTGGATGAGATTCCAAATATCGATTTATATATGGATCAGGTCACAACATTTATGGAAAAGGGACTTTCTCCTACCAAACGCTATGAAGAAGATAAGATTCTGACCAAGACCATGATCAACAACTACGCCAAGAACAATCTTCTGCCCCCGCCTCTGAAGAAAAAGTATTCCAGGGAGCACATGATCGTTCTGATCTTTATTTACTACTTTAAAAATATTTTATCCATCCGGGACATTGAACAGCTTTTACAGCCTTTAACAGAAAAACATTTCCACACAGATGCACCTTTACAGATCGACCAGATCTATCAGGAAGTCTGTGAACTGGAGAAAATGCAGATTCCGGATTTGAAAGAAGAACTGCAGAAAATCTACCAGAAATCCGAAGAGTCTTTTTCAGATGCTCCGGATGAATACCGGGAAGACTTAAAAACTTTCTCTTTCATCTGCAGTCTGAGTTTTGATATTTATCTGAAAAAAATGATTGTGGAACGTCTTCTGGACGATCTGTCAGATTCCACGTCTAAGTAA
- a CDS encoding MarR family winged helix-turn-helix transcriptional regulator, with translation MEEREQKQKKEPEIGLQIHRLDHTISKRLRCGVAKAGVDEVSFMHGWLLRYLYENDENSIYQKDIEHYFSVGRSSVTGTLKALERLGYVYRESVENDARLKRVRLTEKGRKTHETLQSVIDGLDKQLVRGIEKEDIEIFLSVVEKIRKNIEQECKKKEEKG, from the coding sequence ATGGAAGAAAGAGAACAGAAACAAAAGAAGGAACCGGAGATCGGGTTACAGATCCACAGGCTGGATCATACAATTTCAAAGAGACTTCGCTGCGGTGTTGCGAAGGCAGGAGTAGACGAAGTGAGTTTTATGCATGGGTGGCTTCTTCGTTATTTATATGAAAATGATGAGAATTCCATCTATCAGAAGGATATTGAACATTATTTTTCGGTGGGAAGATCTTCCGTAACCGGAACGTTGAAAGCTTTAGAACGTTTGGGATATGTGTATCGGGAATCTGTGGAAAATGATGCCAGGTTAAAACGGGTTCGTCTGACAGAAAAAGGAAGAAAAACCCATGAGACACTGCAAAGTGTGATTGACGGGTTGGATAAGCAGCTCGTGAGAGGAATCGAGAAAGAAGATATTGAAATCTTTCTTTCGGTTGTAGAAAAAATCAGAAAGAATATAGAACAAGAGTGCAAAAAGAAGGAGGAAAAAGGATGA
- a CDS encoding ABC transporter ATP-binding protein has product MIRTLLKEVKEYKAASIVTPLFMILEVLMETVIPFLMASIIDKGVETGDIHHIYKVGGIMVVAAFIGLVAGMAGGWYGAKASAGFAKNLRQAMFERIQTFSFANIDHFSTAGLVTRLTTDVTNIQNAYMMILRMFTRAPISLICAMAMSFAINARLACIYLVTVIVLGGILAFIMTHAARYFDQIFPKYDELNESVQENVSAIRVVKAYVREEKETSKFRKASENIYRLFVKAECNLVYNAPLMQIAVYTCILLISWLGAKMIVADSLTTGELMSLLTYCMNILMSLMMLSFVFVMIAMSSASAKRVAEVLTESSTLKNPEHPVEEVENGSIEFKHVDFAYKAGSSEPVLKNINLSIRSGETIGIIGGTGSAKTSLVNLISRLYDVTAGEILVGGRNVKEYDMEALRNQVAVVLQNNVLFSGTILENLRWGDEHATKEECERVCRLACADEFIQRFPDGYETHIEQGGSNVSGGQKQRLCIARALLKKPKILILDDSTSAVDTATDSKIRKAFREEIPDTTKLIIAQRISSVQDADHIIVMDEGTVNGFGTHEELMETNTIYREVYESQTKGGGDFDEKAGE; this is encoded by the coding sequence ATGATTCGTACATTATTAAAAGAAGTAAAAGAGTATAAAGCCGCATCCATTGTGACTCCGCTGTTTATGATTCTGGAAGTGCTGATGGAAACGGTAATCCCGTTTCTGATGGCTTCTATCATTGATAAAGGAGTTGAGACGGGGGATATTCACCATATTTACAAAGTGGGTGGAATTATGGTGGTGGCTGCTTTTATCGGACTGGTTGCGGGAATGGCAGGCGGTTGGTATGGAGCTAAGGCTTCCGCCGGATTTGCAAAGAATTTGCGGCAGGCAATGTTTGAGAGGATCCAGACATTTTCCTTTGCAAATATCGATCATTTCAGTACAGCCGGTCTGGTCACAAGGCTGACGACTGATGTGACCAATATTCAGAATGCATATATGATGATTCTGCGTATGTTTACGAGAGCACCAATCAGTCTGATCTGTGCCATGGCCATGTCCTTTGCCATCAATGCGAGACTGGCATGCATTTATCTGGTGACCGTGATTGTTCTGGGAGGAATCCTAGCCTTTATCATGACCCATGCTGCCCGGTATTTCGATCAGATTTTCCCGAAGTATGATGAGTTAAACGAATCTGTTCAGGAAAATGTATCGGCAATCCGTGTGGTAAAGGCATACGTAAGAGAAGAAAAAGAAACTTCCAAATTCAGAAAAGCATCGGAAAACATTTACCGGCTGTTTGTGAAAGCGGAATGTAATCTGGTTTACAATGCGCCGCTGATGCAGATTGCAGTATATACCTGCATCCTTCTGATCAGTTGGCTGGGGGCAAAGATGATCGTGGCAGATTCACTGACCACGGGAGAACTGATGAGTCTTCTGACTTACTGCATGAATATTCTGATGAGTCTGATGATGCTTTCTTTTGTGTTTGTGATGATTGCCATGAGTTCTGCCAGTGCAAAGCGTGTGGCAGAGGTACTGACGGAAAGCAGCACGCTGAAGAATCCGGAACATCCGGTGGAAGAAGTGGAAAATGGCTCTATTGAATTTAAACATGTGGATTTCGCTTACAAGGCCGGAAGCAGTGAACCGGTGTTGAAAAATATCAATCTTTCGATCCGGTCGGGAGAGACCATTGGTATCATCGGAGGAACCGGAAGCGCAAAGACCAGTCTGGTTAACCTGATCAGCCGTCTGTATGATGTGACAGCAGGGGAGATCCTGGTAGGCGGAAGGAATGTAAAAGAATATGATATGGAAGCACTGCGAAATCAGGTGGCAGTGGTATTGCAGAATAACGTGCTGTTTTCCGGCACTATTCTGGAAAATCTTCGCTGGGGCGATGAACATGCCACAAAGGAAGAGTGTGAGAGAGTCTGCCGTCTGGCTTGTGCGGATGAATTTATCCAGAGATTTCCGGATGGATATGAAACCCATATTGAGCAGGGCGGAAGCAATGTGTCCGGCGGACAGAAACAGAGGCTTTGTATTGCAAGAGCACTGTTAAAGAAACCGAAGATCCTGATTCTGGATGACAGTACCAGCGCAGTGGATACGGCAACGGACAGTAAGATCAGAAAGGCATTTCGGGAAGAAATTCCGGATACGACCAAGCTGATCATTGCCCAGAGAATTTCAAGTGTGCAGGATGCAGACCATATCATTGTAATGGACGAAGGAACGGTAAATGGATTCGGAACCCATGAAGAATTGATGGAAACGAATACTATTTACCGGGAAGTATATGAATCTCAGACCAAAGGCGGCGGAGATTTTGATGAAAAGGCAGGTGAGTAA